A stretch of Cheilinus undulatus linkage group 20, ASM1832078v1, whole genome shotgun sequence DNA encodes these proteins:
- the LOC121528648 gene encoding gastrula zinc finger protein XlCGF57.1-like — translation MFSVEKFRDVNERPTAAAEEICDDATRAAVEDEAEIDRQRRMMDIDWKPHILLQIIDVPQQHVCKEEEDEQQLCHQERKSSLDQEEPEPPQMKEEQEEEWIKQEETDMLIMNPTKEEGEHREADGQHEHQLLSHNSHVAENQDPKENKQKDSEITVKSKPRQNRERKHTGERLYSCEVCGKGFKSNQNLKQHMMTHTGEKPYSCSTCGKRFSRKSFVTRHILTHTGTKPHTCGTCGRSFTHKSYLNQHLKIHSGEKPHTCTMCNKSFRRKGSLTAHMRTHTGEKPYSHSTCGKIFCTKSDLNLHIRTHTGTKPHICGTCGRSFTLKYTLDQHLQIHSDEKPHACTMCNKSFRRKGSLTGHMMRHTGEKPYSCSTCGKRFFTKSQMNYHIFTHTGTNPYTCDTCEKSFRRTSDLTVHMRTHTGEKPYSCTTCGKRFSEKSNFNSHIRTHTGIKPYTCGTCEKSFTNKSNLDQHLKIHTGEKPHTCTMCNKSFRLKGPLTVHMRTHTGEKPYSCSTCGKRFCGKSDLKRHIHTHTGTKPYTCGTCERSFTDKKSLDKHVKIHSDNDG, via the exons ATGTTTTCAGTGGAGAAGTTTAGAGATGTGAACGAGCGGCCAACTGCTGCAGCTGAGGAAATATGTGACGATGCTACAAGAGCTGCCGTCGAGGACGAGGCAGAGATCGACCGTCAGCGCAGAATGATGGATATCGATTGGAAACCTCACATCCTCTTACAAATAATAG ACGTCCCACAGCAACATGtgtgtaaggaggaggaggatgagcagcagctctgtcaccaggagaggaagtccagtctggaccaggaggagccagagcctccacagatgaaagaggagcaggaggaagagtGGATCAAACAGGAGGAGACTGACATGTTGATAATGAATCCCACTAAGGAGGAAGGTGAGCACAGAGAAGCAGATGGACAACATGAACACCAGCTCCTTTCTCACAACTCTCATGTTGCTGAGAATCAAGATCCCAAAGAGAACAAGCAGAAAGACTCAGAGATAACTGTAAAATCAAAACCAagacaaaacagagaaagaaaacacacaggtgagaggctGTATTCATGTGAAGTATGTGGAAAAGGATTTAAATctaatcagaatttgaaacaaCACATGAtgacacacacaggtgagaagccttactcctgcagcacctgtgggaAAAGATTCAGTCGGAAATCATTTGTGACTCGGCACATTCTAACTCACACAGGTACAAAGCCGCAcacctgtggtacctgtggAAGATCATTCACACATAAGTCTTATCTGAACCAGCACTTAAAAATCCACTCAGGTGAAAAACCACACACCTGTACAATGTGCAACAAATCTTTCAGACGAAAAGGTTCATTAACAGCccacatgagaacacacacaggtgagaagccttacTCCCACAGCACCtgtgggaaaatattctgtacaAAATCAGATTTGAATCTGCACATTCGTACTCACACAGGTACAAAGCCACACATCTGTGGTACCTGTGGAAGATCATTCACTCTTAAATATACTTTGGACCAGCACTTACAAATCCACTCAGATGAAAAACCACATGCCTGTACAATGTGCAACAAATCTTTCAGACGAAAAGGTTCATTGACAGGCCACATGATgagacacacaggtgagaagccttactcctgcagcacctgtgggaAAAGATTCTTTACAAAATCACAAATGAATTATCACATTTTTACTCACACAGGTACTAACCCGTACACCTGTGATACCTGTGAGAAATCTTTCAGACGTACAAGTGATTTGACAGtccacatgagaacacacacaggtgagaagccttactcctgcaccacctgtggaaaaagattcagTGAGAAATCAAACTTTAATTCACACATTCGTACTCACACAGGTATAAAGCCatacacctgtggtacctgTGAGAAATCATTCACAAATAAATCTAATTTGGACCAGCACTTAAAAatccatacaggtgaaaaaccacataCCTGCACAATGTGCAACAAATCTTTTCGACTTAAAGGTCCATTGACAGtccacatgagaacacacacaggtgagaagccttactcttgcagcacctgtggaaaaagattttGTGGGAAATCAGATTTGAAGAGGCACATTCATACTCACACAGGTACAAAGCCATATACCTGTGGTACCTGTGAGAGATCATTCACAGATAAAAAGTCTTTGGACAAGCACGTAAAGATCCATTCAGACAATGATGGTTAA
- the LOC121528640 gene encoding uncharacterized protein LOC121528640 isoform X2 yields the protein MFSLDRFRDVNERPTAAAEEICDDATRAAVEDEAEIDRQRRMLDIVWKPHILLYRIDVPQQHVCKEQEDEQQLCHQERKSSLDQEEPEPPQMKEEQEGEWIKQEETDTSAWNLYILTHTGTNHTPVVPVHPTATCV from the exons ATGTTTTCTTTGGATCGGTTCAGAGATGTCAACGAGCGACCAACTGCTGCAGCTGAGGAAATATGTGACGATGCTACAAGAGCTGCCGTCGAGGACGAGGCAGAGATCGACCGTCAGCGCAGAATGCTGGATATCGTTTGGAAGCCTCACATCCTCTTATACAGAATAG ACGTCCCACAGCAACATGTGTGTAAGGAGCAGGAGgatgagcagcagctctgtcacCAGGAGAGGAAGTCCAGTCTGGACCAGGAGGAGCCAGAGCCTCCGCAGatgaaagaggagcaggagggagagTGGATCAAACAGGAGGAGACTGACACATCAGCTTGGAATCTTTACATTCTTACTCACACTGGTACTAATCatacacctgtggtacctgT ACATCCCACAGCAACATGTGTgtaa
- the LOC121528640 gene encoding gastrula zinc finger protein XlCGF57.1-like isoform X1 — protein sequence MFSLDRFRDVNERPTAAAEEICDDATRAAVEDEAEIDRQRRMLDIVWKPHILLYRIDVPQQHVCKEQEDEQQLCHQERKSSLDQEEPEPPQMKEEQEGEWIKQEETDTSAWNLYILTHTDIPQQHVCKEEEDEWQLCHQERKSSLDQEEPEPPQMKEEQEGEWIKQEETEILIMTPTQEEDVPQQHVCKEEEDEQQLCHQERKSSLDQEEPETPQMKEEQEGEQLKEEETDTLMLTPTQEESEHREADGQHEHQLLSHNSHVAENQDPKENKQKDSEITGKSKHRQERDRKHTGESLYSCEVCGKGFKHRKNLKQHMMTHTGERLYSCRECGKGFRHKPNLKQHMRIHTGEKPYLCTTCGKRFSWKSGLNLHVLTHTGTKPHTCGTCGGSFTNARSLGRHIKIHTDEKPHTCTMCNKSYRHKSNLTVHMLTHTGEKPFSCSTCGKRFSQKSNLNNHLQTHTATNSYSCGACGRSFTYKYTLDEHLKIHTGEKPHTCTLCNKSFRLKYNLIAHIRRHTGERLYSCSTCEKRFSQKVHLKRHIRTHAAPPTCALDNHLKIHTQEKRHTCTMCNKSYRHKSHLTVHMRTHTGEMPYSCSTCGKRFSHKSNFNRHILTHTGTKLYACGTCGRSFTNKRSLNYHLKIHADNNS from the exons ATGTTTTCTTTGGATCGGTTCAGAGATGTCAACGAGCGACCAACTGCTGCAGCTGAGGAAATATGTGACGATGCTACAAGAGCTGCCGTCGAGGACGAGGCAGAGATCGACCGTCAGCGCAGAATGCTGGATATCGTTTGGAAGCCTCACATCCTCTTATACAGAATAG ACGTCCCACAGCAACATGTGTGTAAGGAGCAGGAGgatgagcagcagctctgtcacCAGGAGAGGAAGTCCAGTCTGGACCAGGAGGAGCCAGAGCCTCCGCAGatgaaagaggagcaggagggagagTGGATCAAACAGGAGGAGACTGACACATCAGCTTGGAATCTTTACATTCTTACTCACACTG ACATCCCACAGCAACATGTGTgtaaggaagaggaggatgagtgGCAGCTCTGTCACCAGGAGAGGAAGTCCAGTCTGGACCAGGAGGAGCCAGAGCCTCCACAGatgaaagaggagcaggagggagagTGGATCAAACAAGAGGAGACGGAAATATTGATAATGACTCCTACTCAGGAGGAAG ACGTCCCACAGCAACATGtgtgtaaggaggaggaggatgaacagcagctctgtcacCAGGAGAGGAAGTCCAGTCTGGACCAGGAGGAGCCAGAGACTCCACAGatgaaagaggagcaggagggagagCAGCTCAAAGAGGAGGAGACTGACACGTTGATGTTGACTCCTACTCAGGAGGAAAGTGAGCACAGAGAAGCAGATGGACAACATGAACACCAGCTCCTTTCTCACAACTCTCATGTTGCTGAGAATCAAGATCCCAAAGAGAACAAGCAGAAAGACTCAGAGATAACTGGAAAATCAAAACATagacaagagagagacagaaaacacacaggGGAGAGTCTGTATTCATGTGAAGTGTGTGGAAAAGGATTTAAACATAGAAAGAATTTGAAACAACACATGAtgacacacacaggtgagaggctGTATTCATGTAGAGAATGTGGAAAAGGATTTAGACATAAACCTAATTTGAAACAACACATGAGaatacacacaggtgagaagccttacTTATGCAccacctgtggaaaaagattcagTTGGAAATCAGGTCTGAATCTTCACGTTCTTACTCACACAGGTACAAAGCCGCATACCTGTGGTACCTGTGGAGGATCATTCACAAATGCAAGGTCTCTGGGCAGGCACATAAAGATCCATACAGATGAAAAACCACACACCTGTACAATGTGCAACAAATCTTATAGACATAAAAGTAATTTGACAGTCCACATGTTAACACACACTGGTGAGAAGCctttctcctgcagcacctgtggaaaaagattcagTCAGAAATCAAATTTGAATAATCACCTTCAAACTCACACAGCTACAAATTCTTATAGCTGTGGTGCCTGTGGACGATCATTCACATATAAATATACTTTGGATGAACACTTAAAAATCCATACAGGGGAAAAACCACATACCTGCACATTGTGCAACAAATCTTTTAGACTTAAATATAATTTGATAGCCCACATAAGAAGACACACAGGCGAGAGACTttactcctgcagcacctgtgaaAAGAGATTCAGTCAGAAAGTACATTTGAAGCGGCACATTCGTACTCACGCAGCTCCACCAACTTGTGCTTTGGACAATCACTTAAAAATCCATACGCAGGAAAAACGACACACCTGCACAATGTGCAACAAATCTTACAGACATAAAAGTCATTTGACAGTCCACATGAggacacacacaggtgagatgccttactcctgcagcacctgtggaaaaagattcagtcataaatcaaattttaatcGTCACATTCTTACTCACACAGGTACAAAGCTGTATGCCTGTGGTACCTGTGGAAGATCATTCACAAATAAAAGGTCTTTAAACTACCACTTAAAGATCCATGCAGACAATAACAGTTAA
- the LOC121528649 gene encoding gastrula zinc finger protein XlCGF57.1-like, with translation MLSLEKFRDVNERPTAAAEEICDDATRAAVEDEAEINRQRRMLPYILLHRIDVPQQHVCKQEEEELQLCHQERKSSLDQEEPEPPQMKEEQEGEQLKQEETDTSALNFHILPHTDVPQQHVCKEEEDEQQLCHQERKSSLDQEDPEPPQMKEEQEGEQLKQEETDTLIMTPTQEESEHREADGQHEHQLLSHNSHVAENQDPKENKQKDSEITGKSKQRQERDRKHTDERLFSCEVCGKWFKHKKTLRQHMLAHTGESCHSCNTCGKEYFKKYCLIRHILTHTDEKPYSCRTCGRGFSQKYHLNQHILTHTGTKPYTCGTCGRSFTQKFHLDRHLKVHTDEKPHTCTICNKSFRQQSDLTIHMRTHTGEKPYSCSTCGRRFCQKSNLNKHIKSHTGTKPYTCGTCGKSFTQKFHLDRHLKIHTGEKPHTCTMCNKSFRHEGDLTAHMRTHAGERPYSCSTCGKRFCERSYLNRHILTHTGTKPYTCGTCGRSFTLKSNLDRHLKIHTGEKPHTCTMCNKSFRQQSDLTAHMRRHTGEKPSAARVEKDSVGNQT, from the exons ATGTTATCTTTGGAGAAGTTTAGAGATGTCAACGAGCGGCCAACTGCTGCAGCTGAGGAAATATGTGACGATGCTACAAGAGCTGCCGTCGAGGACGAGGCAGAGATCAACCGTCAGCGCAGAATGCTGCCTTACATCCTCTTACACAGAATAG ATGTCCCACAGCAACATGTGTGtaagcaggaggaggaggagctgcagctctgtcaccaggagaggaagtccagtctggaccaggaggagccagagcctccacagatgaaagaggagcaggagggagagCAGCTCAAACAGGAGGAGACGGACACGTCAGCGTTGAATTTTCACATTCTTCCTCACACAG ACGTCCCACAGCAACATGtgtgtaaggaggaggaggatgagcagcagctctgtcacCAAGAGAGGAAGTCCAGTCTGGACCAGGAGGATCCAGAGCCTCCACAGatgaaagaggagcaggagggagagCAGCTCAAACAGGAGGAGACGGACACATTGATAATGACTCCTACTCAGGAGGAAAGTGAGCACAGAGAAGCTGATGGACAACATGAACACCAGCTCCTTTCTCACAACTCTCATGTTGCTGAGAATCAAGATCCCAAAGAGAACAAGCAGAAAGACTCAGAGATAActggaaaatcaaaacaaagacaagagcgagacagaaaacacacagatgAGAGGCTGTTTTCATGTGAAGTATGTGGAAAATGgtttaaacataaaaagacTTTGAGACAACACATGTTggcacacacaggtgagagttGTCACTCCTGTAACACCTGTGGAAAAGaatattttaagaaatattgtttgattaGGCACATTCTCACTCACACAGATGAGAAGCCTTACTCCTGCAGGACCTGTGGAAGAGGATTCAGTCAGAAATATCATTTGAATCAGCACATTCTTACTCACACAGGTACAAAGCCGTAcacctgtggtacctgtggAAGATCATTCACACAAAAATTTCATTTGGATAGGCACTTAAAAGTCCATACAGATGAAAAACCACATACCTGTACAATTTGCAATAAGTCTTTCAGACAACAAAGTGATTTAACAAtccacatgagaacacacacaggtgaaaaaccttactcctgcagcacctgtggaagAAGATTCTGCCAGAAATCAAATTTGAATAAGCACATTAAAAGTCACACAGGTACAAAGCCGTATACCTGTGGTACCTGTGGAAAATCATTTACACAGAAATTTCATTTGGATAGGCACTTAAAAatccatacaggtgaaaaaccacataCCTGCACAATGTGCAACAAATCTTTCAGACATGAAGGTGATTTGACAGCCCACATGAGAACACACGCAGGTGAGAGGCCttactcctgcagcacctgtggaaaaagattctGTGAGAGATCATATTTGAATCGGCATATTCTTACTCACACTGGTACAAAGCCGTACACCTGCGGTACCTGTGGAAGATCATTCACACTGAAATCTAATTTGGATAGGCACTTAAAGatccatacaggtgaaaaaccacataCCTGCACAATGTGCAACAAATCTTTTAGACAACAAAGTGATTTGACAGCCCACATGAGAAGACACACAGGTGAAAAGCCTTCTGCAGCACGTGTGGAAAAAGATTCAGTTGGAAATCAGACATGA